In a single window of the Solea solea chromosome 14, fSolSol10.1, whole genome shotgun sequence genome:
- the LOC131472238 gene encoding T-cell leukemia homeobox protein 3-like, which yields MEQAPSAPSPPPKPAHHEPISFGIDQILGAGTEPENARTAGRQSESDLSSGDGYYSLGSPTGASAPSYTALSISLSGIMSPMEASGSYGESRGLGSRGVIRVPAHRPMASTGPPAPVQGAVPGFGGLCFPWIGNRFAKDRISAALVPFAVTRRIGHPYQNRTPPKRKKPRTSFSRVQICELEKRFHRQKYLASAERAALAKSLKMTDAQVKTWFQNRRTKWRRQTAEEREAERQQANRLILQLQQSALQKSLSESAVSDPLCAHNSSLYALQNLQPWVDERE from the exons aTGGAGCAAGCACCCAGCGCGCCGAGCCCGCCTCCAAAACCGGCACATCACGAGCCCATCAGCTTCGGCATCGACCAAATCCTGGGAGCCGGGACAGAGCCAGAAAACGCGCGCACGGCTGGAAGACAGAGTGAATCTGATTTAAGCAGCGGGGACGGTTATTATAGTTTGGGAAGCCCGACCGGGGCCAGCGCGCCCTCGTACACCGCGCTGTCAATTTCCCTCTCCGGTATAATGTCTCCAATGGAGGCTTCTGGTTCATACGGTGAGAGCAGAGGTCTGGGTAGTCGGGGAGTGATTCGAGTCCCGGCCCACAGACCCATGGCATCCACAGGACCCCCAGCCCCTGTCCAGGGCGCTGTGCCTGGGTTTGGAGGACTGTGTTTCCCCTGGATCGGAAACAGGTTCGCCAAGGACAGAATATCAG CCGCTCTGGTGCCGTTCGCCGTTACGCGGCGGATAGGACACCCGTACCAGAACCGGACGCCTCCCAAACGGAAAAAGCCTCGCACGTCCTTTTCCAGAGTCCAAATCTGCGAGCTGGAGAAGCGCTTCCACCGGCAGAAGTATCTGGCCAGCGCCGAGCGCGCAGCTCTGGCCAAGAGCCTGAAGATGACAGACGCACAGGTCAAAACCTGGTTTCAGAACCGCAGGACCAAGTGGAG GAGACAGACAGCCGAGGAGAGGGAGGCGGAGCGTCAGCAGGCCAACCGCCTcatcctgcagctgcagcagtccGCCCTCCAGAAGTCCCTCAGCGAATCAGCGGTGTCGGATCCACTGTGCGCCCATAACTCCTCCCTGTATGCCCTGCAGAACCTCCAACCCTGGGTCGACGAAAGGGAGTAG
- the LOC131472239 gene encoding Kv channel-interacting protein 1-like isoform X1 encodes MEREEQSENSLHTIAIIVLCCGAVKMLHMLGVITVEDKADDDLEMTMVCHRPEGLDQLEALTNFNKRELQVLYRGFKNECPSGVVNEETFKQIYSQFFPHGDASTYAHYLFNAFDTAQSGSIKFEDFVTALSTLLRGSITEKLQWTFNLYDINRDGYINKEEMTDIVRAIYDMMGKYTYPVLKNDAPKQHVDAFFQKMDKNRDGVVTLDEFILSCQEDENIMRSLQLFENVI; translated from the exons atggagagagaggagcagagtgaGAACAGCTTACATACTATAGCTATCATTGTGCTGTGCTGTGGGGCCGTGAAAATGCTGCACATGCTGGGAGTCATCACTGTGGAGG ATAAAGCCGACGATGACCTGGAGATGACGATGGTGTGTCATCGACCAGAGGGCCTGGACCAGTTAGAAGCTCTGACCAACTTCAACAAAAGAGAGCTTCAGGTTCTCTACAGGGGCTTCAAGAAT GAGTGTCCAAGTGGAGTTGTAAACGAGGAAACCTTCAAGCAAATATACTCACAATTCTTCCCTCACGGag ATGCCAGCACCTATGCTCACTACCTGTTCAATGCATTCGACACAGCACAGAGTGGCTCCATCAAGtttgag GATTTCGTCACAGCTCTGTCCACCCTGCTGAGGGGCTCCATCACCGAGAAGCTGCAGTGGACGTTTAACCTCTACGACATCAACAGAGACGGCTACATCAACAAAGaa GAGATGACAGACATCGTCAGAGCGATATATGACATGATGGGCAAGTACACTTACCCTGTCCTGAAGAACGACGCACCCAAACAGCATGTGGATGCCTTCTTTCAG aaaatggacaaaaacagagacgGTGTGGTCACTCTCGACGAGTTCATCCTGTCTTGTCAAGAG GATGAAAACATCATGAGGTCTCTACAACTCTTTGAGAATGTCATctag